A single window of Hymenobacter sp. APR13 DNA harbors:
- a CDS encoding reprolysin-like metallopeptidase, translating into MKALSILLPALLLTSALQAQPTGSARTLSAGPWRESATQLLPATLRQARPLLLDEPALARLLQAAPAESEASRGVLLPLPMPDGRIDTFSVWQTPVLHPALAARYPAIRTFAGRSLTRPGVTGRFDLTPQGFHAYVRGGGQGPVFVDPVPAEPGRYAAFAAADQQPDPTWRCLTTGQLEPTTTAGRTQAEPFGSQLLTYRLALACTGEYAARVCQPAAPTVSATLVAMTTAVNRVTGIYEQEIGVRLQLIVNNTVLIFLDAATDPYTNNNGSAMLIENRNTLRDLIGADNYDIGHVFSTGGGGVAGLGVVCRNTTGTPDSRNQKARGVTGLANPTGDFFYVDYVAHEMGHQFGGNHTFNSETSSCGGGNRNDATAIEPGSGSTIMAYAGICGADNIQTRSDAFFHAISQDEIRTYITTGGGSTCPEPSSTGNTPPSVNAGPDYTIPRGTPFVLTGSGTDVNNDVLAYSWEQTNPDNTATGGPPAAAATSTTAPLFRSFAPGASPSRTFPRLADILAGTTTTGEILPQVARVLRFRLTARDNRSGVSSDEALVTVLDVNPFLITNANTPFTQAPNSTFTLTWDQTGTTAAPISAGTVNILFSADGGLTFPYLLAAATPNDGSQQIVLPNLNTSTGRLRVQPVGQVFFDINNANITLAGPLPVTLTSFEATAHNGTIEARWTTAQELRNAGFEVQAQGPGETGFRTRAFVAGQGTSSTPHAYQHTLRNLAPGRWHLRLHQLDQSTAAAPEGSYTAVRTVLLQAGAAAVQVWPNPAPTDQPATASIYLPTGGPAQLELYDLLGRRVLSLPLVLAAGGTETPLPLRGVPAGLYVWQLTATGPVRLQGRLELLP; encoded by the coding sequence ATGAAAGCATTATCCATCCTGCTGCCTGCGCTGCTGCTGACAAGCGCCTTACAAGCTCAGCCCACCGGGTCGGCACGCACGCTTAGCGCCGGACCGTGGCGTGAAAGCGCCACTCAGCTGCTCCCGGCCACCTTGCGCCAGGCGCGGCCGTTGCTGCTAGATGAGCCAGCCCTGGCGCGCCTGTTGCAGGCAGCGCCTGCCGAGTCCGAGGCCAGCCGGGGCGTACTACTGCCGCTGCCGATGCCCGATGGCCGGATTGATACCTTCAGCGTGTGGCAGACGCCGGTGCTGCATCCGGCACTAGCGGCACGCTACCCAGCCATCCGCACGTTTGCGGGCCGCAGCCTGACCCGCCCGGGCGTGACCGGGCGGTTTGACCTTACGCCGCAGGGCTTCCATGCCTATGTGCGCGGAGGCGGCCAGGGACCGGTGTTCGTGGACCCCGTACCGGCCGAGCCGGGCCGCTATGCCGCCTTTGCGGCCGCCGACCAGCAGCCCGACCCAACCTGGCGCTGCCTGACCACCGGCCAGCTGGAACCCACCACTACGGCCGGCCGCACGCAGGCTGAGCCTTTCGGTAGCCAGCTGCTGACCTACCGCCTGGCGCTGGCCTGCACCGGCGAATATGCCGCGCGGGTGTGTCAGCCCGCCGCCCCAACCGTCTCCGCCACGCTGGTCGCCATGACGACGGCCGTAAACCGCGTAACGGGCATCTACGAGCAGGAAATAGGCGTGCGGCTGCAGCTCATTGTCAACAACACCGTTCTGATTTTTCTGGATGCCGCCACCGACCCATACACCAACAACAACGGTTCTGCCATGCTCATAGAGAACCGCAACACGTTGCGTGACCTGATCGGAGCCGACAATTACGATATCGGGCACGTATTCAGCACGGGCGGGGGCGGCGTTGCGGGCCTGGGCGTGGTGTGCCGCAACACTACCGGTACGCCTGACAGCCGCAATCAGAAAGCCCGTGGCGTTACGGGCCTAGCAAACCCCACCGGCGACTTCTTTTACGTAGACTACGTGGCCCACGAAATGGGGCACCAGTTTGGCGGCAACCATACGTTCAATAGTGAAACCAGCAGCTGCGGCGGAGGCAACCGCAACGACGCCACTGCCATTGAGCCGGGCTCGGGCAGCACCATCATGGCCTATGCCGGCATCTGCGGCGCCGACAATATCCAGACCCGCTCCGATGCCTTCTTCCACGCCATCAGCCAGGACGAGATTCGCACGTATATAACTACCGGCGGCGGCAGCACGTGCCCAGAGCCCAGCAGCACCGGCAACACGCCGCCGAGCGTGAATGCGGGGCCCGACTACACTATTCCCCGGGGCACCCCGTTTGTGCTGACCGGCTCGGGCACCGACGTCAACAACGATGTGCTGGCTTACAGCTGGGAGCAAACCAACCCCGACAACACGGCCACCGGCGGGCCCCCGGCCGCCGCCGCTACCAGCACTACGGCGCCATTGTTTCGCTCGTTTGCGCCGGGAGCCAGCCCCAGCCGCACGTTTCCGCGCTTGGCCGATATTCTGGCGGGCACGACTACCACGGGCGAAATCCTGCCGCAGGTGGCCCGCGTGCTCCGCTTCCGCCTTACCGCGCGCGATAACCGCAGCGGCGTAAGCTCCGACGAAGCGCTGGTGACTGTGCTGGACGTCAACCCGTTTCTCATCACCAACGCCAATACGCCGTTCACGCAGGCCCCCAACAGCACTTTCACGCTCACCTGGGACCAGACCGGCACCACGGCCGCCCCCATCAGCGCGGGCACCGTCAATATCCTGTTTTCGGCCGATGGCGGGCTGACGTTCCCGTATCTGCTGGCAGCGGCCACGCCCAACGACGGCTCGCAGCAGATTGTGCTGCCCAACCTGAACACTTCCACCGGTCGCCTGCGCGTGCAGCCAGTCGGCCAGGTTTTCTTCGACATCAACAACGCCAACATCACGCTGGCGGGCCCGCTGCCAGTTACGCTCACTTCGTTTGAGGCCACGGCGCACAACGGCACAATTGAGGCGCGCTGGACAACGGCCCAGGAGCTCCGCAATGCCGGTTTTGAGGTGCAGGCGCAGGGGCCCGGCGAAACCGGCTTCCGCACCCGTGCATTTGTAGCGGGACAAGGCACCAGCAGCACGCCGCACGCCTATCAGCACACGCTGCGCAACCTGGCCCCGGGCCGCTGGCACCTGCGCCTGCATCAGCTGGACCAGAGCACTGCAGCCGCGCCCGAGGGAAGCTATACCGCCGTCAGGACGGTGCTGCTACAGGCCGGTGCGGCGGCCGTACAGGTCTGGCCGAACCCCGCGCCAACCGACCAGCCGGCTACCGCCAGCATTTACCTGCCCACGGGTGGCCCAGCGCAACTGGAATTGTACGATCTGCTGGGCCGGCGCGTGTTAAGCCTGCCTTTGGTGCTGGCGGCCGGCGGTACTGAGACGCCCCTGCCGCTGCGCGGCGTACCGGCGGGCCTGTATGTGTGGCAGCTGACGGCGACCGGGCCCGTCCGGCTACAGGGCCGACTGGAACTGCTACCATAG
- a CDS encoding alpha/beta hydrolase → MPSPQHLLLKQFLAAATGPLARQRPRLTTMRLAVEAASLFQFVPWNVFLEETDVEGMAAEWLRPAGAPAERVLLYLHGGGYVLGSLNTHRSLVGALARSCQLNTLAINYRKAPEYPFPAALEDARLAYDWLLAEGYAPHNIMVAGDSAGGGLALALLLHLRDAGQRLPAAAIGLSPWTDLVLPTATLRQVCREESQLLEALEIRGWGGMYAHETPLAHPLLSPVRAQLHDLPPLLIQISDAEVLHDDVVHFTQKARAAGVPVTLQVFGGLVHWWHLFWRFVPEARQALAQVGDFVRGVWAAQEAARAAAGRARQQARPAASYRPRPQI, encoded by the coding sequence ATGCCTTCTCCTCAGCACCTGCTGCTCAAGCAGTTTCTGGCGGCTGCCACTGGCCCGCTCGCCCGGCAGCGCCCCCGCCTCACCACCATGCGGCTGGCCGTAGAAGCGGCCTCCCTGTTTCAGTTTGTGCCCTGGAATGTGTTTCTGGAAGAAACCGATGTGGAAGGAATGGCGGCCGAATGGTTGCGGCCGGCCGGTGCGCCCGCCGAGCGGGTGCTGCTGTATCTGCACGGCGGTGGCTACGTGCTGGGTTCCCTGAACACGCACCGCTCCCTGGTGGGCGCGCTGGCCCGCAGCTGCCAGCTTAACACACTGGCCATCAACTACCGAAAAGCCCCCGAGTACCCGTTCCCGGCCGCTCTTGAAGATGCCCGGCTGGCTTATGACTGGCTGTTGGCCGAAGGGTACGCCCCGCACAACATCATGGTAGCCGGTGACTCGGCCGGAGGTGGGCTGGCCCTGGCGCTGCTGCTGCACCTGCGCGACGCCGGCCAGCGGCTGCCCGCCGCCGCCATTGGCCTCTCGCCCTGGACCGACTTGGTGCTGCCCACCGCCACGCTCCGGCAGGTGTGCCGCGAAGAAAGCCAGCTGCTTGAGGCCCTCGAAATCCGGGGCTGGGGCGGCATGTACGCCCACGAGACGCCGTTGGCTCACCCGCTGCTCTCGCCGGTGCGCGCCCAGCTGCACGATCTGCCGCCGCTCCTAATTCAGATTTCCGACGCTGAAGTGCTGCACGACGATGTAGTGCATTTCACGCAGAAGGCCCGGGCCGCGGGCGTACCGGTCACGCTGCAGGTGTTTGGCGGGCTGGTGCACTGGTGGCACCTGTTCTGGCGCTTCGTGCCGGAGGCGCGGCAGGCGCTAGCGCAGGTCGGAGACTTTGTGCGAGGCGTATGGGCGGCCCAGGAGGCAGCTAGGGCCGCTGCCGGCCGGGCCCGCCAGCAGGCCCGGCCGGCAGCGTCATACCGCCCACGGCCGCAGATATAG
- a CDS encoding phasin family protein — protein sequence MEDLFKKFVNAGVGFVSLTTDRVQKTIDTLVKESKLSEKEGAKIMDELKKNGETKRKELEKQVQGLAAKMMKTVGVAPNAEVEELKRTVKGSSKSASTSASAGSAKSSAKPAAKAPASKTASAAKGAVASATSKAASTVKKAADKTSAAANKTQKSAAGSAGAAKKEENKAAGAASSQANS from the coding sequence ATGGAAGATCTATTTAAGAAGTTCGTTAACGCCGGCGTAGGCTTTGTTTCGCTCACTACCGATCGGGTGCAGAAAACCATCGACACGCTGGTGAAAGAGAGCAAGCTGTCGGAGAAGGAGGGAGCCAAGATTATGGACGAGCTGAAGAAAAACGGCGAAACCAAGCGCAAGGAGTTGGAAAAGCAGGTGCAGGGTCTGGCTGCCAAAATGATGAAGACGGTAGGTGTAGCGCCCAACGCGGAAGTAGAAGAGCTGAAGCGCACTGTGAAAGGCAGCTCCAAGTCGGCTTCCACGTCGGCGTCGGCAGGCAGCGCGAAAAGCAGCGCTAAGCCCGCCGCCAAGGCTCCGGCCAGCAAAACGGCTTCGGCTGCTAAAGGGGCAGTAGCCAGCGCCACCAGCAAAGCCGCTTCCACGGTGAAGAAGGCAGCTGACAAAACCAGCGCCGCCGCCAACAAAACGCAGAAATCGGCCGCCGGCTCGGCTGGTGCCGCCAAGAAAGAAGAAAACAAAGCAGCCGGTGCGGCTTCGTCGCAGGCTAACTCCTAA
- a CDS encoding ABC1 kinase family protein, with the protein MFKQTISNLTRIRQVAEVLIRYGFEDVVTSTPLRRLVTRSRRLSWQEGEQAVFETTRWQRIRMIIEELGPTFIKLAQAMSNRADLLPQPLIDEFEKLQSNVPPFDVQVAKAIIEREMGQPLEEVFAEFDDVPLGSASIGQVHRARLLTGEEVVVKVQRPGVPEKVRSDLALLNELVRLTAGFLRKQGLSNPQDVVDAFERSMTKELDYTSEARSMEQFRSLYENYETFYIPKPYRELSTARILVIEFVSGCKITDKPQLLEWGLSPEKVAETGMDIYLTQIFEFGIFHADPHPGNVLVRPDGTLVLIDFGMVGKLSKQQKYAFAGVFIGMARQDPRGMALSFRRLALTSDIPDMRAFEASLGELIEDFASLDVKDMSMSDLADALQNVIYNYKLQVPGAVFLILRALVILEGIGKVLHPRFNTFEFVRPYGARIVAEQYSAENILSEAEYTGTQLLALIQTLPADIRQIVRKISRGDLRVRIELSGYQLLLHKADQLVSRGILAAVSVALILFAGLSLLGRYPAGQMPYYRGLPVVTWYSLGLSAFLLLILFILGTKKERRPE; encoded by the coding sequence ATGTTCAAGCAAACGATATCCAACCTGACCCGCATCCGGCAAGTGGCGGAGGTGCTGATCCGCTACGGCTTCGAGGACGTGGTGACGAGCACGCCGCTGCGGCGCCTGGTAACACGGAGCCGGCGCCTCTCGTGGCAGGAAGGCGAGCAGGCCGTGTTTGAAACCACGCGCTGGCAGCGGATCCGGATGATTATCGAGGAGCTGGGGCCCACGTTCATCAAGCTGGCGCAGGCCATGAGCAACCGCGCTGACCTGTTGCCGCAGCCACTGATTGACGAGTTCGAGAAGCTGCAGAGCAACGTGCCGCCCTTCGACGTGCAGGTAGCCAAGGCCATCATCGAGCGGGAAATGGGGCAGCCGCTGGAGGAGGTGTTTGCCGAGTTCGACGACGTGCCGCTGGGCTCGGCCAGTATCGGGCAGGTGCACCGGGCGCGGCTGCTCACGGGCGAAGAAGTGGTGGTGAAAGTGCAGCGCCCCGGCGTGCCGGAAAAGGTACGTTCTGATCTGGCTTTGCTCAACGAGTTGGTGCGCCTCACGGCCGGTTTCCTGCGCAAGCAGGGCCTGAGCAACCCCCAGGACGTAGTAGATGCCTTCGAGCGGAGCATGACCAAGGAGCTGGACTACACCTCCGAGGCCCGCAGCATGGAGCAATTCCGCTCGCTCTATGAGAACTACGAAACCTTCTACATTCCGAAGCCCTACCGCGAGCTGAGCACGGCTAGGATTCTGGTGATTGAGTTTGTGAGCGGCTGCAAAATCACGGACAAGCCGCAGCTGCTGGAGTGGGGCCTGAGCCCGGAAAAAGTGGCCGAAACCGGCATGGATATCTACCTGACGCAGATATTCGAGTTCGGCATCTTCCACGCCGACCCGCACCCCGGCAACGTGCTGGTGCGCCCCGATGGCACGCTGGTGCTCATCGACTTCGGGATGGTGGGCAAGCTCAGCAAGCAGCAGAAATACGCCTTTGCGGGCGTGTTCATTGGCATGGCGCGGCAGGACCCGCGCGGCATGGCCCTGAGCTTCCGGCGCCTGGCCCTCACGTCGGACATTCCGGATATGCGGGCGTTTGAGGCGTCGCTGGGCGAGCTGATTGAGGATTTCGCTTCGCTCGACGTCAAGGACATGAGCATGTCGGACCTAGCCGACGCGCTGCAGAACGTCATCTACAACTACAAGCTGCAAGTACCGGGCGCGGTGTTCCTGATTCTGCGGGCCCTCGTGATTTTGGAAGGCATTGGCAAGGTGCTGCACCCGCGCTTCAATACGTTCGAGTTTGTGCGGCCCTACGGCGCGCGCATCGTGGCCGAGCAGTATTCGGCCGAAAACATCCTCAGCGAAGCCGAATACACCGGCACCCAGCTGCTGGCCTTGATTCAGACGCTGCCGGCCGATATCCGGCAGATTGTGCGCAAAATCTCTCGCGGCGACCTGCGCGTGCGCATCGAGCTGAGCGGCTACCAGCTGCTGCTGCACAAAGCCGACCAGCTGGTGAGCCGCGGCATTCTGGCGGCCGTGTCGGTGGCGCTGATTCTGTTTGCGGGCCTGAGCTTGCTAGGCCGTTACCCGGCCGGCCAGATGCCCTACTACCGCGGCCTGCCCGTGGTGACGTGGTACAGCCTCGGGCTATCGGCGTTTCTGCTGCTGATTCTGTTTATTCTGGGCACCAAGAAGGAGCGGCGGCCGGAGTAG
- a CDS encoding glycoside hydrolase family 3 N-terminal domain-containing protein, which produces MSFSRFVVFALFASLAAPAATHAQKARPRQPARTTKTTRPAAAPLTEDAIARQVDVLLAQMTLEEKVGQMTQVTIDAVTQGKNRYSSDEPLALDPADLQKVLVDYKIGSVLNSANNRARTPELWYTTVKQMQDVATQKTRLKIPIIYGIDAVHGETYTAGATMFPQEIAQAASRNRALVRRGAEISAYETRASNIPWAFSPVLDLGSDARSPRQWETFGEDPYLISELGVQMVRGYEGEPNNLGDPTKVASSIKHFLGYQVPQSGKDRTNAYISDEALYEYHVPPFRAAVAAGAHTIMINSGLINGVPMHANYALLTKLLKQDMGFKGLAVTDWQDIENLYTRDHFAKDQKDAIRLAINAGIDMSMVPYQYEQFCDNLVALVKEGQVKQERIDDAVRRVLRVKYALNLFQQPNTNRQDYPLFGSKEHEQASYQMAAEAITLLKNTDNILPLKKTSKVLLAGPNANSMRTLNGAWTYSWQGEKTEEFAQQYNTILEAVQKEIGAQNVQHVPGVSYKMDGKYYEEYADKLDEAVAAARNVDVVLLCLGENSYVEKPGDLNDLYLSDLQTQLAQRLLATGKPVVLVLNEGRPRVISRIEPGMKAVVQTYLPGNFGGDALADILFGDVNPSGKLPYTYPRYPNALISYIHKYAEEQSKAEGAYNYEADYNPQYKFGDGLSYTTFRYANLTVDKASLPKTGQLTVSVQVTNSGARAGQEAVHLYSSDLYASLVAPDMRRLRRFEKVNLKPGETRTVTFTLPVSELSYAGPDGKPVLEAGEFELRIADQTTKFMVTE; this is translated from the coding sequence ATGTCTTTCTCCCGCTTTGTTGTCTTTGCGCTGTTTGCCAGTCTGGCCGCGCCGGCTGCCACCCACGCCCAGAAGGCCCGGCCCCGCCAACCGGCCCGCACCACCAAAACCACCCGGCCGGCGGCAGCCCCACTCACCGAAGATGCCATTGCCCGGCAGGTAGATGTCCTGCTGGCCCAGATGACGCTGGAAGAGAAAGTGGGCCAGATGACCCAGGTGACCATCGACGCCGTGACCCAGGGCAAGAACCGCTACAGCTCCGACGAGCCGCTGGCCCTCGACCCGGCCGACCTGCAGAAGGTGCTCGTGGACTACAAAATCGGCTCGGTGCTGAACTCGGCCAACAACCGCGCCCGCACGCCCGAGCTCTGGTACACCACCGTGAAGCAGATGCAGGACGTGGCCACCCAGAAAACCCGCCTCAAAATCCCGATTATCTACGGTATTGATGCCGTGCACGGCGAAACCTACACGGCCGGGGCCACCATGTTTCCGCAGGAAATAGCGCAGGCCGCCAGCCGCAACCGCGCCCTGGTGCGCCGCGGTGCCGAAATATCGGCCTACGAAACCCGCGCCAGCAACATCCCGTGGGCCTTCTCGCCGGTGCTGGATCTGGGCTCCGATGCCCGCTCGCCGCGGCAGTGGGAAACCTTCGGCGAAGACCCCTACCTGATTTCCGAGCTGGGCGTGCAGATGGTGCGCGGCTACGAAGGCGAACCCAACAACCTCGGCGACCCGACCAAAGTCGCCTCCAGCATCAAGCACTTTCTGGGCTACCAGGTGCCGCAGTCGGGCAAGGACCGCACCAACGCCTACATCTCCGACGAGGCGCTGTATGAGTACCACGTGCCGCCGTTCCGGGCCGCCGTGGCCGCCGGCGCCCACACCATCATGATCAACTCGGGCCTTATCAACGGGGTGCCCATGCACGCCAACTACGCCCTGCTCACCAAGCTGCTGAAGCAGGACATGGGCTTCAAGGGCCTGGCCGTGACCGACTGGCAGGACATCGAGAACCTCTACACCCGCGACCATTTCGCCAAAGACCAGAAGGACGCCATCCGGCTGGCCATCAACGCCGGCATCGATATGTCGATGGTGCCCTACCAGTACGAGCAGTTCTGCGACAACCTGGTGGCGCTGGTGAAGGAAGGCCAGGTGAAGCAGGAGCGCATTGATGATGCCGTGCGCCGGGTGCTGCGCGTGAAATACGCCCTCAACCTGTTTCAGCAGCCCAACACCAACCGCCAGGACTACCCGCTGTTCGGCAGCAAGGAGCACGAGCAGGCCAGCTACCAGATGGCCGCCGAAGCCATTACGCTGCTCAAGAACACCGACAACATTCTGCCCCTGAAGAAAACCAGCAAGGTGCTGCTGGCCGGCCCCAACGCCAACTCCATGCGCACCCTGAACGGCGCCTGGACCTACTCCTGGCAGGGCGAGAAAACCGAGGAATTTGCCCAGCAGTACAACACCATTCTGGAGGCGGTACAGAAGGAAATCGGCGCTCAGAACGTGCAGCACGTGCCCGGCGTGAGCTACAAGATGGACGGCAAGTACTACGAGGAGTACGCCGACAAGCTGGACGAAGCCGTAGCCGCCGCCCGCAACGTGGACGTGGTGCTGCTCTGCCTCGGCGAAAACTCCTACGTGGAAAAGCCCGGCGACCTGAACGACCTCTACCTCTCCGACCTGCAGACCCAGCTGGCCCAGCGCCTGCTGGCCACTGGCAAGCCCGTGGTGCTGGTGCTCAACGAAGGCCGCCCGCGCGTCATCAGCCGCATCGAGCCCGGTATGAAGGCCGTGGTGCAGACCTACCTGCCTGGCAACTTCGGCGGCGACGCCCTGGCCGACATCCTGTTCGGCGACGTGAACCCCTCCGGCAAGCTGCCCTACACCTACCCGCGCTACCCCAACGCCCTCATTTCCTACATCCACAAGTACGCCGAGGAGCAAAGCAAGGCCGAAGGTGCTTACAACTACGAAGCCGACTACAACCCGCAGTACAAGTTCGGCGACGGCCTGAGCTACACCACCTTCCGCTACGCCAACCTCACCGTCGACAAGGCCTCGCTGCCCAAAACCGGCCAGCTCACGGTATCGGTGCAGGTGACCAACAGCGGCGCCCGCGCCGGCCAGGAAGCGGTGCACCTCTACTCCTCCGACCTCTATGCCAGCCTGGTAGCGCCCGATATGCGCCGCTTGCGCCGCTTCGAGAAAGTGAACCTCAAGCCCGGCGAAACCCGCACCGTCACGTTCACGCTGCCCGTTTCGGAGCTGAGCTACGCCGGCCCCGACGGCAAGCCGGTGCTGGAAGCCGGTGAGTTTGAGCTGCGCATCGCCGACCAGACCACCAAGTTTATGGTAACCGAATAG
- a CDS encoding helix-turn-helix domain-containing protein produces MGRQRQFFRLSAAEQQELQHYLLLPGLLRRQTNRAHTLLDWHAGLSAAESAEHLAMTEGRVYALRRAYQRQGLTAYLNTQPRGGAPTKLTPAVEAALLALLSRRSADAPRRWTLRQLATYLVAQGHTKSICPVTVGKALQRLQQLLPAAPAGLRAA; encoded by the coding sequence ATGGGCCGCCAAAGACAGTTTTTCCGGTTGTCGGCTGCCGAGCAGCAGGAGCTGCAGCACTACCTGCTGCTGCCCGGGCTGCTGCGCCGCCAGACCAACCGCGCCCACACCTTGCTCGACTGGCACGCCGGCCTGTCCGCTGCCGAGTCGGCCGAGCACCTAGCCATGACGGAAGGCCGGGTGTATGCTCTGCGGCGGGCCTACCAACGCCAGGGCCTCACGGCTTACCTCAACACCCAACCCCGGGGCGGCGCGCCCACCAAGCTTACGCCTGCTGTGGAAGCCGCGCTGCTGGCGCTACTTTCGCGCCGCAGTGCCGACGCGCCCCGCCGCTGGACGCTACGGCAGCTAGCCACCTACCTCGTGGCCCAAGGCCACACCAAATCCATTTGCCCCGTGACGGTGGGCAAAGCTCTGCAGCGGCTGCAACAGTTGTTGCCGGCTGCTCCAGCCGGCTTGCGGGCCGCCTGA
- a CDS encoding family 16 glycosylhydrolase, with protein sequence MNLRMPFHSLAAAAATAGLLLLGGAASAQTKPAKPAKSPSYSFKELIWSDEFDKPGLPDSLKWTYDVGGTGWGNQEEQFYTKARRENARVENGHLIIEARKEALNDKNAYTSARLVSRAKGGGSLTYGRVEVRAQLPAARGTWPAIWMLPDDWKYGDKSWPANGEIDIMEYVGYRPEVVQASTHSKKYYFRLNNQKTDSVRVPTATTAFHDYAMEWTPETITVFVDNKPYFTSRNEHSGWEAWPWNHPFHLLLNVAVGGEWGGLKGIDQTAFPQRMLVDYVRFYKMRQR encoded by the coding sequence ATGAACTTACGAATGCCTTTCCACAGCCTGGCCGCCGCGGCTGCTACGGCTGGCCTGCTGCTGCTTGGCGGTGCTGCCAGTGCCCAGACTAAGCCTGCCAAGCCTGCTAAGTCGCCCAGCTACAGCTTCAAGGAGCTGATCTGGAGCGACGAATTTGACAAACCTGGCTTGCCCGACTCGCTGAAGTGGACCTACGACGTGGGTGGCACCGGCTGGGGCAACCAGGAAGAACAGTTCTACACCAAGGCCCGCCGCGAAAACGCCCGCGTCGAAAATGGCCACCTCATCATCGAGGCTCGCAAGGAAGCCCTCAACGATAAGAACGCCTATACCTCGGCCCGGCTGGTGTCGCGCGCCAAAGGGGGCGGCAGCCTCACGTATGGCCGCGTAGAAGTGCGGGCCCAGCTGCCCGCTGCCCGCGGCACCTGGCCCGCCATCTGGATGCTGCCCGACGATTGGAAGTACGGCGACAAAAGCTGGCCCGCCAACGGCGAAATCGACATCATGGAGTATGTGGGTTACCGGCCCGAAGTGGTGCAGGCGTCCACGCACAGCAAGAAGTACTACTTCCGCCTCAACAACCAGAAAACCGACTCCGTGCGCGTGCCCACGGCCACCACGGCCTTCCACGACTACGCCATGGAATGGACGCCCGAAACCATCACGGTGTTCGTCGATAACAAGCCTTATTTCACCAGCCGCAACGAGCACTCCGGCTGGGAAGCCTGGCCCTGGAACCATCCGTTTCATCTTCTGCTGAACGTAGCTGTGGGCGGCGAGTGGGGTGGCCTGAAAGGCATCGACCAGACAGCCTTCCCACAACGGATGCTCGTGGACTACGTGCGCTTCTACAAAATGCGCCAGCGCTAA
- a CDS encoding family 16 glycosylhydrolase: MSFSASSWARAGLGLSLALSTLAACTSDQPKPVLPPAAPPAVNSESRDYAAYTKLVWSDEFDTGSLDLTKWGFDLGAGGWGNNELQTYTNAPENVTTTASGTLVIKAIRPASNSPAYTSARLLTKGKQTFVFGRIDVRAKIPKGKGIWPAIWMLGADIDQNNWPKCGEIDIMELRGSKPKELISTMHFANSAGTREFRTTTKVQATDLSDDFHVYSVVRGQDQIRMFLDGQQYLTFSKSDVGSAPYPFNNPFFMILNIAVGGDFDGNPDASTTFPQQMEVDYVRHYQYQ, from the coding sequence ATGTCTTTCTCCGCTTCTTCGTGGGCGCGGGCCGGCCTGGGGCTTAGCCTGGCGCTGAGCACGCTGGCAGCCTGCACCTCCGATCAGCCCAAGCCCGTGCTGCCACCCGCCGCGCCTCCTGCCGTCAACTCCGAATCGCGCGACTATGCTGCCTACACCAAGCTCGTCTGGAGCGACGAGTTCGACACCGGCTCGCTTGACCTGACCAAGTGGGGCTTCGACCTGGGTGCCGGCGGCTGGGGCAACAACGAGCTGCAGACCTACACCAACGCCCCGGAAAACGTAACGACCACTGCGAGCGGCACCCTCGTAATCAAGGCCATCCGGCCGGCATCCAACAGCCCGGCTTACACCTCGGCCCGCCTGCTCACCAAGGGCAAGCAGACCTTTGTGTTTGGCCGGATTGACGTGCGGGCCAAGATTCCGAAAGGCAAAGGCATCTGGCCGGCCATCTGGATGCTGGGCGCCGACATCGACCAGAACAACTGGCCCAAGTGCGGCGAAATTGACATCATGGAGCTGCGCGGCAGCAAGCCTAAGGAGCTCATTTCCACAATGCACTTCGCCAACAGCGCCGGCACCCGCGAGTTCCGTACGACCACCAAAGTGCAGGCTACAGACCTGTCGGACGACTTCCACGTGTACTCGGTGGTGCGCGGCCAGGACCAGATCCGGATGTTCCTGGATGGCCAGCAGTACCTGACCTTCAGCAAAAGCGACGTCGGCTCTGCCCCCTACCCGTTCAACAATCCGTTCTTCATGATTTTGAACATTGCGGTGGGCGGCGACTTCGACGGCAATCCGGATGCCAGCACCACTTTCCCGCAGCAGATGGAGGTCGACTACGTGCGGCACTACCAGTACCAGTAA